A region of Veillonellaceae bacterium DNA encodes the following proteins:
- a CDS encoding Pr6Pr family membrane protein has translation MPVALIYRWVIFVLLIIGLILLMKHKVLTPFVFWSRIQYYTFSTFTLFVLWLGATLMKVDMPVLYTADFRYAVAASLGTLSLMYHLIVRPGAIRTHKLNDISYEHFSFYNYIFHYIIPILMMIDYILFVDKREMHWYTTITWMVYPALYVVFVYFRAWLTIVLHGKSHLYPYTFMDPNFHNILVITKGVLMVGLRFFIIGIVVYAVGAGLWALGIPPLSWTYNG, from the coding sequence ATGCCGGTCGCTTTAATTTACCGCTGGGTGATCTTCGTCCTTCTGATCATAGGGCTGATCCTCCTGATGAAGCATAAGGTCCTGACGCCTTTTGTTTTCTGGTCAAGAATCCAGTACTACACATTTTCCACATTTACCCTGTTCGTACTCTGGCTGGGCGCGACGCTCATGAAAGTGGACATGCCGGTCCTCTATACGGCCGACTTCCGCTACGCTGTCGCAGCGAGCCTCGGGACACTGTCGCTCATGTACCATCTCATCGTGCGGCCGGGCGCCATAAGGACCCACAAGCTGAACGATATCAGCTACGAACACTTTTCCTTTTACAACTACATATTCCATTACATCATTCCGATCCTGATGATGATTGACTACATTCTCTTCGTGGACAAGCGCGAAATGCACTGGTACACCACGATCACATGGATGGTCTACCCTGCACTCTATGTCGTCTTCGTCTACTTCAGGGCATGGCTGACGATCGTCCTCCACGGGAAGAGCCATCTCTATCCCTACACCTTCATGGATCCGAATTTCCATAATATCCTTGTCATCACGAAAGGCGTCCTCATGGTAGGACTCCGCTTCTTCATCATCGGCATCGTTGTCTATGCCGTC